The genomic segment TTTTTGTGATACGGCCTTCGTGTGTACAATATCACAATAGTACTTTCGATGAAATTAAAGAACTACAATTGGTAAAGTTTGGAAAATATATTATCAAAATCAAAAAGAGACGATTATATATGTGATGGAAATTGAAATCTTCTTGTGTATTTTACTTTATTACTTTTGTTGTGAAATTAATATCTAACCAGAATTTTGAAGCCAAATATTTGGACATGCATAAATGAAACAATGGAACTAATACGTACATTATGTATGATCAACTCAGGAATTTAAAAGGTGAACTGGAGTACAAACAATAATTGAGAATTGAGTTATAAATGCTCAATGGATGAATCGGCCTCCCtatatatctttttttttttaaaaaaaaaaaataaacttctATATTTCCATATATTCtagatttataataaaaatatgaattatttctttctaaatttaaattatagtTTCGTCCTCTACGTTTTAATGAATATTCCACACAAATTAGAGGAGTACAACAACCAATAAAGACTAAAAAACACACCAAAAAAACCAAATACGAAGTACATATTAAAATTCCATGACTTATCCTATACTAAAtataataattagaatatgcattataaatatatatgttggtGTTTGTTAATCAAATTATTAAGAAATTATGGAGATaagaataacaataataattaattatgggGAATGAAAGGAAAACGTTGGAGGTTCACATGGGGCGCATGTGAGGGTGACCCACGGTGTGGAAAATGACAAGCACTCCGTTTTTTAAGGACCAAGGTCTCTCTTGTCTGCCTGCCGGGACGGCCGGATCATGTAACTTCCCATGTACACCTTCTAACTCCCTCGGTATCGGTTACCGTCGAGTCCTCGATATAAGTTACTGTTGAGTCTATATTACATGAGATATCAAATTTGTTACATTCCATGGATCTTATATGAGCTTTATGTGTTCGTTGGAAAGATTAGGTCATCCAGACTAGTATTCTAAACTATGTAAtcttttaacattttaaattgAGCTACTCGGGTTAATTTCAAATTAATCTAAaagtttcaaaaattaatatataaaaaaaatcgggCCACCAGGATTCATATTTAGCTCTGCCTTTAGTATTTATGATTTGTTCCCTTTCGACGTCTCATCAGATCTAACTCCCCCTCATTGTTTCAGAAAAGAATTAATGCAGTTGTGGATGTCTTTTGGTggtatttctatttttttttagcGGGTGGAGAATAATGTTATGATTGGATCTCAAACCCTGAACTTTCGTCCTTAAACTTGGAACATTAATGTCAGATAAGTTATAAGTCGTCtctaatcttagtgtcatgtcTAATAAAATACACCAATGCTCTTGTAAAATAAAGCAATTTATATAGGGCTGCCTTGTCTACGACCGCATAGTACTTGTTGAACTGTGATGGAACGATTATGAACTACCCAAGTTGCCCTCTCTATTTCCAAATGATTGGCTCAAATGTATATAGAAAACATCTTTCTCTAGTAAAATTTCATTCAATCGCTTAAATATGTAACAACTTTCTTGGATATTTTATCGACTcaacaattttaatttttgttataaataaatttagagGCTTACTAATTCTATCACTAATGGAGATAGCTTCCAATAATTTTATAGTAAATTTTtttcatacatacatacatagtaaaatatatattgaatgtttcatatttgaaatgaatattttcttataCTATTGTAGAATATTAGTGTTACACAAAATTGCATGTCTTCAAAAGGTGACATTTTCTTCGCTAGTAAAAAAAAGGTACTCTTTCTTGTCTTTTTTAAATCGAGCAATCAATTTGAGACAGATCGAAAAATGTTTATTCATTcttttataaatattaaattcaattaaaaattgaataaatcaCTAAAAAATTTACATCACTGTCAAGTACAACAAACTAACTacctacaaaaataaaatattaaaaaggaAGTTGTCCCAagcatttaattattattattttttttaaaaaaaaagtaattaATTTAGTTTTGAGTGTGTGGTGTGTGTGCAAGAAAAAGACCGACAAGGAGAGGTCATTTGATTTGGCATTGCACGTTGAGAAGTATATATTAATATACAACTTTCGTGGAATGGAAGTTAGTGGATTCTCTATTAAATTAGCTGGCAAACCCACTATTTTATGTCATCTTTCGTTGGGATATGCAGGCATATTATAACATGTCACTTTATAAaagatttcttttattttttcatgTTAGCCATTCAcgcaaaaattcataataaatccGTGTAATTTTTCTatctaattaattattatacgTTTATAATTTTTGAATTATATAGAGTGTGACTTATGAGTTTGAGATGTAATCGTTTTAACTATGAAACTTCTTATATTTATATTCCACAAAATTAAATTACCATTTATTTTTATCTCCCAATCTTTAGATTTATCCAAAATACTGAGTTATCTCACTTATATGAaaaaggtaaaaatttgtgtgagacggtctcacgggtcgtattttgtgagacagatatcttatttgggtcattcatgaaaaaatatttattttttatgctaagagtattgttttgtatttgaatatcggtagggttgacatgtctcaaagataaagattcgtgatacagtcttacaagagacctattcatgaaaaaatatctaATTAAGTCATCTATGTTGTCATGATTTCTTTTTTGGTCCTCTAACTTGTCAAAGTTGTATTTTATTCTTGcaattctgtttttttttttagttatatTTCGTCGGAGTGCTCATGTGACGCCAAAAACATGGTCAATTTCTGATTTCACGTTAGCTGCATTTTTTTTTGTCACATAAGCACTTAAGCAAAACAAAACTAAAATCCAAGAAAACAAAGTTACAAGATTAAATACGACAActtagaaaataaaattctttaTTTTCCCCACTTGTATAGTAGATCATGCAATTATAGCATggatgataaaattttaaatttcactCTCGGGTTGTTAACCCTCTATTCCATAATACTACCATTTTGATCCCACGAGTGGGTGGAAacagcttttttttttttccctctATTTTTTCCTTGAGAAGCAACTGTTGTTAAAGGGCAAATACCAATCAGTCGGAGGGGTTCAAATGCTATTTGGTGCTATACGTAATTTAACTCAAGGATGCTAACGTGTGATTTCATTTTTCGTTTTTCAGTATTTTCTCTGAAAATATATGTTTTCTTGAGATTGTATCCAAGAATACGATATGTATTAAATTGTATCTTATGaaacaagttatttttaagaatatgtGATTCCATGTGATGCATATCTAGTAGATGAGTGTCATCTTATCGATACTCATATAAATGTGGACGATtgatatgaaatatatatatatatatatatatatatatatatatatatatatatatatataggcaaaaacttgtgtgagacgatctcacgggtcgtatttgtgagacggatctcttatatgggtcacccatgaaaaagtattactttttatgctaagagtattactttttgttgtgaatatgggtagggttgacccgtctcacagattatgatccgtgatacggtctcacatgagactcactcatatatATAAAGACCATATCATTCTTCGTTATATAGGCAAAATATAGTTCAACAATTCAAATGCATAGCACGAAGGAGAAAAGGCACAAAACCACCCTTTTTTATCCAACATATTTCCTTTGGACCGAGTTCTATAATTTCTATATAAAATGAGTTAATTTTATATTCCCagatttaaaaatcaaatattgtCCACATCTTTGGGCTAAAAAATGTCAAAATTTGTGGGCCCCTACTATTAATTTTCTTTAAAGTGGGCTACACCAACTATGGTGGGCTGCTGTGGTCACATATAAAAAATCACCCCAAATATGTTAAATCCCAAGAAACACGCACTAAGACACCTTGGGAAACACGCAGTTAGACTATTTGATGGACCTCAAAGTCCATTATCCAATTCAATTTAATTTTGGCAGCCTTTTTTCTATCCTCCCCAATAGAGCTAGACCTTATCGCTCCCAACAAACCCTAAAAAATTAGGTCCAATTGGATTGGTTCACGGTTCAAGCCCAATTCCCCCTTTCTCTCTCCTCGAAACCCTAGATCTGGTTCTCCGTCGGGGAGCCGGGAGATCGCCGATTCCGACCTAGATTCAGCTTAAAGAAGGTATTTTTCCCTCTGGGTTTCTCTCGGCTCCTGTGCGTGTGTGGGAGGTTTGGATCGGTCGTGAGGTTTTCGAGAGTTTGCTGTTTTTTTTCTCGATTTTTTATGTCTCGTGtttttttgttgattttaaTGTATTGTTGTTAATATATGAGATTGTACTGTGTTTTATGGTGAAATTTGTTGTTTAATTCGGTTTGTTTGAGGGTTTTAGTTTTCATCCGGTCCTGGTGAACTGAATTTGGCTTAGAGTTGGATCTGTGTTGCTAGTTTGCGAAGTTTTGTGCTTTTCTGTTCCTAGCATACACTCGGCATTTttgttgttgtcttgttttatatttttaattgagAGTTCGAGATGTATGAACAATTTGATTTTTTGCGACATCGGTTCTTGGTGTATATTTAGAAGAAATTGGGGATAATGGACTTGGGTAAGTAACGGTGATTCTGTTCCTTTTCTGTGGTTGTGGTTGTGATTGCTGGCCTGATTGAGCAGCTTAAGCTCAGGTATTTGATTAAAAAGTTGAGCTCCAACTGGAACTTGAGGAAAAGAGCTCGAGTTTCTCCACATATTCCAATATAATTAGATCATGTGGGTCTATCACGTTTTAATAGAAGTTGACATAAATGATGATGATTCAATGGCTAACATTTGACCACATGTGAGAAATACTCGGAATAATACATTCTATTATTGCTTAAGTTTTACAATTtaacaatattttacatgtattattaaaatatattttatatatcctataaatagcagaaaAGTTGTTaatagttattattatttttgtataGATGGATGCTGTATAAGTAAGAATAATCAATCAATATATTTGCCGGACATGTAGTAGTGACCTAGTCATTTTGTGGAAATATTTTTTGAAGTTGCACTATATTATGTTTTGTATATTTTGCTGTACTTATTTACTTGTAGTGTCCTTGCTACGAGTCTTTAGGTATTTTTCTGAACTTTTGTTGTTGTTTCTTGGTACTGTGACATGATCTGCATTCTGCATTAATATACATAATTTCAAATTTGCAGAAAATTTCATGAATCTCCTCGAGATGGAGGCTGAGGACCCTAAACCAGTCATGAATAATGAATTAGTTCCCATTGACGCCATTGACACCATAGACACAGAACATGTCGACGATGAAATGCAACTTGACATCTTAGATACACAACCCCTCGAGACTGAGATGCCACCCATTGATCCTGTGGCACAACCCACCAAGCGTAGGAAAAAGAAGTCGATAGTGTGGGAACATTTCACTATAGAAACAGTTGGTCCTGGATGCCGAAGGGCCTGCTGTAAACAATGTAAACAGTCATTTGCCTACAGCACTGGCTCAAAAGTAGCTGGAACGAGTCATCTGAAGCGGCATATTGCGAAAGGAACATGCCCTGTTGTTCTGCGTAATCAGGAGAAAAATCAGTTAGTCCCATTCAGTGCACCGTCCAAGATGGGCACGTTATCAAATACACCTAAACGCCGCTACCGAACTGCCAGTGTGCCTTACGTTGCTTTTGATGCAGACCAGTGCCGACATGAGATTGCTAAGATGATAATCATGCACGATTACCCGCTTCACATAGTTGAGCACCCCGGTTTTGTGTCATTTGTCCAGAATTTACAGCCTCGATTTGATATGGTCAGCTTCAACACTGTACAAGGGGATTGTGTGGCAACTTATTTGAGGGAAAAACAGAGTATTCAGAAGATGATTATGGGTATCCCAGGACGTATCTGTCTTACGCTAGATATGTGGTCATCATGTCGAACTACTGGCTACGTATTTGTAACTGGGCAGTTCTTTGATGGTGACTGGAAAATGCACCATAAACTTCTTAATGTTATAATGGAACCGTATCCAGATTCAGATACAGCTTTCAGCCATTCTGTTGCTGCATGCCTCTCTGATTGGAGTATGGATGGCAAGTTATTTTCAGTTACGATCAACCAACCGTTGAGTGAACCGGCCATTGATAATCTTAGAGCCCTTCTCTCTGTAAAGAACCCTTTGATGCTTAACGGTcaattgttgcttgaaaattgCCTAGCTCGATCTTTGAGTAACATTGTACGAGATGCATTGTATTCTGCGAAGGGCATTGTTGACAAAGTTAGAGACAGTGTCAAGTACGTGAAAACTTCCGAATCGCTCGAGGAAAAGTTTCTGGATCTAAAACAGAAACTTCAAGTGCCTAGCTCTAAAAATCTTGTTCTTGATGACCAAACTAAGTGGAACACAACTTATGAAATGTTGTTGGCTGCATCAGAATTGAGGGAAATCTTCTCTTGCTTGGATACTTCGGATCCGGACTACAAGGATGCCCCAACTATGGAAGATTGGAAACAGATCGAGACTTTCTGTACTTATTTGAAGCCGCTTTTTGACATAGCCAATCTTCTGACCACAGCAACTACTCTGACAACAAATACATTTTTCCATGAGGCGTGGAAGATTCAGTTGGAGTTAGCTCGAGCGGCGGCCAGTGAAGATCCGTTTATTAGTTCCTTGACTAAGTCGATGCTAGATAATTTCGACAAATACTGGAAGAGTTGCTGTTTTATTCTTGCTATTGCTGTCGTTATGGATCCTCGGTTTAAAATGAAGCTTGTTGAATTTAGTTTCTCGAAAATATACGGGGAAGAAGTGGACTCTTACGTGAAGGTTGTCAACGAAGGAATCCACGAGCTCTTTATGGAATATGTAGCTCTTCCTCTACCTTTAACTCCAGCTTACGCCGAAGAATCAGCAAACGGGACGACAGTAAAACTCGAGGAAGCACAAGAAACCGGGGTTGCTAACAACGGTCTTGCTGGGCTGGCAGATTTTGACATGTACATGATGGAAACCAACAGCcagcaatcaaaatcagaactAGATCAGTATCTTGAGGAATCCCTTTTGCCGCGGGTGCATATATTCGATGTGATGGGGTGGTGGAAGCTAAACAGAACGAAGTATCCAACCCTGTCAAAGATGGCTCGTGATATATTATCGATCCCAGTTTGTACTGTTCCCTCAAGCTCTGTATTTGATATGGTGCCGAGGGAAATGGATAGTTACAGGTGCTCGTTGCGACCTGAAACGGTGGAAGCTCTTATATGCGCAAAGAATTGGCTTCAGCCGGAGAAGGTTGAAACTCCTATTCCTGCTGTGAAATTGGAAGTTCCGATCTAATGattgttttgaaattttatttgttaGAAAAGCAGGTATCTTAGGTGGTAGATCGTATCATCTTTAAGCTTTGTTTTTTGAGTTGGCCAACTTTGAACTCTCCGTTGTATCATAATTCTATTTTTCGAGGTTTGTTTGGAATAGAGAAACTCGTGTACTTCAGTTTGCTCCAACTAATTATTAGATCGAAATaggttattttatttttagaaatggTGTGGTTAAATAGTCGTGTTTAGGGATAGAAGAGTGATACTGATTTTTTCACTGATTACACATGTCATATGCCGAGTGAATAAATACACCACTGAGTCACATGACTAAAATAACAGTTTATATATccaaacatttgaatttaagaaattcaatttttttaagtccattgaattgaagaaaatcaTTCACTGAAAGTTCAGAGCTAAATTCAACAATTTCGAGTTAAATTTAATGAGGATGTACAGTTCCTATGAATTTGTAACCCGAGAGGCAACCGTGGAAGCGAATcggatttgatttgatttgatttgattagagtattatatattttagtacAAAATGTTATATAATTCTGAAATAAAttggaaatgaaaatttttaaaatatcttctttttttttttttttaccttagATTGAATATAATTTTTAGGTACTCGAACTGAATCAAGCTTTAGTAGGCTTAAAAATTATGTAATCTTTACTGGGAAGAACCTTCTTCATTTACCACCATATGGATAAAGCTTTTTTTTGTGGACTCTCGGTCGTTAGCATTCTTTTTTTTTCCCCTTAAATCTAAATTCCAGATTATTATCGTGtttgatattttgatatgaaGCCTAAAAATCTTCCATTCTCTCTTTAAGATCACAATGCAGTGCTCGTAGAATAGAGCTACAGTAGTGTATTGGGTCGCGAGGATTAACGTTGTACAATAATAAC from the Primulina eburnea isolate SZY01 chromosome 3, ASM2296580v1, whole genome shotgun sequence genome contains:
- the LOC140825941 gene encoding zinc finger BED domain-containing protein DAYSLEEPER-like — its product is MNLLEMEAEDPKPVMNNELVPIDAIDTIDTEHVDDEMQLDILDTQPLETEMPPIDPVAQPTKRRKKKSIVWEHFTIETVGPGCRRACCKQCKQSFAYSTGSKVAGTSHLKRHIAKGTCPVVLRNQEKNQLVPFSAPSKMGTLSNTPKRRYRTASVPYVAFDADQCRHEIAKMIIMHDYPLHIVEHPGFVSFVQNLQPRFDMVSFNTVQGDCVATYLREKQSIQKMIMGIPGRICLTLDMWSSCRTTGYVFVTGQFFDGDWKMHHKLLNVIMEPYPDSDTAFSHSVAACLSDWSMDGKLFSVTINQPLSEPAIDNLRALLSVKNPLMLNGQLLLENCLARSLSNIVRDALYSAKGIVDKVRDSVKYVKTSESLEEKFLDLKQKLQVPSSKNLVLDDQTKWNTTYEMLLAASELREIFSCLDTSDPDYKDAPTMEDWKQIETFCTYLKPLFDIANLLTTATTLTTNTFFHEAWKIQLELARAAASEDPFISSLTKSMLDNFDKYWKSCCFILAIAVVMDPRFKMKLVEFSFSKIYGEEVDSYVKVVNEGIHELFMEYVALPLPLTPAYAEESANGTTVKLEEAQETGVANNGLAGLADFDMYMMETNSQQSKSELDQYLEESLLPRVHIFDVMGWWKLNRTKYPTLSKMARDILSIPVCTVPSSSVFDMVPREMDSYRCSLRPETVEALICAKNWLQPEKVETPIPAVKLEVPI